From one Paenibacillus terrae HPL-003 genomic stretch:
- a CDS encoding cysteine protease StiP domain-containing protein, with the protein MTKTTWLDKPIAEPTPMGSYPSQDVTYLLKDLSDYAITELDQEERVEDEHFVKSFYVENRPSAEYMDMFHTALQESADRVALAAGILSELIIQQRGQQTMLASLRRSGTPIGVLVKRYLRTIHQVELPHYSFSIFKTHGLDWNALTYMIQQHPGYDIQFIDGWSGKGLTSELLHQFIAEFNKTCGTSLSSDLAVLADPAHSAPLYGTRDDFLLPCSLLNALVTGLISKSVINEFVGPTDFHGAKYYSEWSDQDVSNVFVDTVASKFSIIADEAKKQADRLTKNPDLLMATFQGRQVVQKIQQDFNIPDSKLVAPGIAETTKGILKRNPWKILVDRMDNPNLKHILQLAHERNIDVETTSTQSFSCFALFKRQ; encoded by the coding sequence ATGACGAAGACAACATGGCTCGACAAGCCTATAGCCGAACCGACACCAATGGGGAGTTACCCCTCACAGGATGTAACCTATTTGCTAAAAGATTTATCTGATTATGCGATTACGGAGCTGGATCAGGAAGAACGAGTCGAAGATGAGCATTTTGTAAAGTCGTTCTATGTTGAAAACCGTCCCTCGGCGGAATATATGGATATGTTTCACACTGCGCTTCAAGAGTCGGCGGATCGGGTTGCGCTGGCGGCAGGGATTCTATCGGAATTGATCATTCAGCAACGGGGACAGCAGACGATGCTTGCTTCTTTACGTCGATCCGGTACACCGATTGGAGTTCTCGTCAAGCGTTATTTGAGGACGATTCATCAAGTCGAGTTGCCTCATTACAGCTTTTCGATCTTTAAAACGCATGGTCTGGATTGGAATGCCCTCACCTATATGATCCAGCAGCACCCCGGCTACGATATTCAATTTATCGATGGCTGGTCTGGCAAAGGGTTGACCTCCGAGCTTCTGCATCAATTCATCGCTGAGTTCAATAAAACGTGCGGCACTAGCCTGTCAAGCGATCTGGCCGTCCTCGCCGATCCAGCTCATAGCGCTCCCCTATACGGAACAAGGGATGATTTTTTATTGCCGTGTTCCTTGTTGAACGCGTTGGTTACCGGCTTAATCAGTAAAAGTGTAATCAATGAATTCGTAGGACCAACGGATTTCCACGGCGCAAAATATTACAGCGAATGGTCCGATCAAGACGTATCCAATGTGTTCGTCGATACGGTGGCTTCCAAATTTTCCATAATAGCTGATGAAGCCAAGAAGCAGGCTGACAGGCTGACAAAAAATCCGGATCTATTGATGGCCACCTTTCAGGGGCGCCAGGTTGTGCAAAAAATTCAACAGGACTTTAACATTCCTGACAGTAAGCTGGTAGCGCCAGGTATCGCCGAGACGACAAAAGGCATATTGAAACGCAATCCATGGAAGATTCTTGTGGATCGAATGGATAATCCGAATTTGAAACACATTCTGCAGCTCGCACACGAGCGAAATATCGATGTGGAAACGACGTCAACTCAATCCTTTTCATGCTTTGCGCTTTTTAAACGTCAATAA
- a CDS encoding ABC transporter substrate-binding protein encodes MKRWSIVWMVAIILVVTACSKQPNAETQEQSNQGPVEIEFAHIFKSDVIEKLTEEYNRSQSKVHVKSVYLAANWDEMIEKLQTRAVSRQLPDVTVNGFPYTQFAIDNFGIAPLEGLQEGGTNDLSDFFPSTLDMAKGSDGKLYGLPFAVSSPIMFINKDLFREAGLDPDHPPQTWSEIREAAKKLTHGDQYGVYFDYNATGNWLFQGLLASAGGQLMKDAASVGFNSGEGRKTLQYLYDLQNVDKTMPNLSKQQADQSFLSGNIAMSVVSAVNLVTYKQQAKFDLGTAAFPTTDGKPRKVPGGGGNIMILAQDPGKQKAALDFMKYMTSPEATTKISQSIGYVVTRKSALEQDQLMGGYLKKEPVFQAPYEQMGDMIPWQGFPGENGPKIVTILKDHISAALLNQKSVDAALQEAEKQANALLK; translated from the coding sequence ATGAAACGGTGGAGTATCGTTTGGATGGTTGCGATCATCCTGGTAGTTACTGCTTGCAGCAAGCAACCGAATGCTGAAACGCAGGAGCAATCCAATCAAGGTCCGGTAGAAATCGAATTTGCTCATATTTTCAAAAGCGATGTCATTGAGAAATTGACGGAGGAGTACAATCGGTCGCAAAGCAAGGTGCACGTCAAATCGGTTTACTTGGCCGCTAATTGGGATGAAATGATTGAGAAGCTGCAAACCCGGGCCGTGTCCAGGCAGCTTCCAGACGTAACCGTGAACGGATTTCCGTACACGCAATTTGCGATCGACAACTTTGGAATCGCACCGCTCGAAGGTCTTCAGGAGGGAGGCACTAACGATCTATCGGACTTTTTCCCAAGCACGCTGGACATGGCGAAGGGGAGCGATGGCAAGCTGTACGGACTTCCCTTCGCGGTGAGCTCACCCATTATGTTCATCAACAAAGATTTATTCCGGGAGGCAGGGCTCGATCCTGACCATCCGCCCCAGACCTGGAGCGAAATCCGGGAGGCAGCGAAAAAACTGACGCATGGCGATCAATATGGTGTCTATTTCGACTACAATGCAACGGGGAATTGGTTATTCCAAGGTTTGCTCGCCTCCGCCGGCGGACAGTTGATGAAAGACGCCGCCAGCGTCGGATTCAACTCAGGGGAAGGACGGAAGACACTGCAGTATTTGTACGATTTGCAAAATGTGGACAAGACGATGCCGAATTTGAGCAAGCAGCAGGCAGATCAAAGCTTTTTATCCGGCAACATCGCCATGTCTGTCGTCTCCGCCGTCAATCTGGTCACGTACAAGCAACAGGCAAAGTTCGATTTGGGCACGGCCGCTTTCCCTACAACGGACGGCAAGCCGCGCAAAGTTCCGGGCGGCGGCGGAAATATCATGATTCTTGCCCAAGACCCGGGCAAACAAAAAGCAGCATTGGATTTCATGAAGTACATGACCTCCCCTGAGGCGACCACCAAAATTTCACAATCGATCGGGTATGTGGTCACGCGCAAAAGCGCCTTGGAACAAGATCAATTGATGGGTGGTTATCTGAAAAAGGAACCTGTCTTCCAAGCGCCGTACGAGCAAATGGGGGATATGATTCCATGGCAGGGCTTCCCCGGCGAGAATGGTCCGAAAATCGTGACGATCCTGAAAGATCATATTTCAGCTGCTCTACTGAATCAAAAGTCGGTGGATGCGGCGCTCCAAGAGGCGGAGAAGCAAGCGAACGCCTTATTAAAATAA
- a CDS encoding MmgE/PrpD family protein, with amino-acid sequence MTITTRLAHFFAPLSYEDLPKEVIAKTKEQVLDTLGVAIGAASEPNVQGSIEALKRYDSSTDCVIWGTDRRASAMTASLINGMMAMSLGLDDVHLSAKMHVGAVMLPVALALGEMHRISGKQLIAALAAGYETGIRIGKGIGASSHRLKGWHATSTVGVFGAALCAAKIIGLDAERTVHALGIAGSQSGGSWAFQQDGATSIKFHPGRAAEGGIKAALLALGGMTGARAVLEADDGGLYKMTSDEFNADTVVDQLGQRYDLMDVVRKPYPCCRSMHMSLDGILDLRREYRLRPEEIVKIDVSTYEIGVKQCGMVQQPGNVSEAGLSIPYGIAVALYDGEVGIPQFTEERIRDRRVLELAAKVQVSASETYTRAYPANWGSELNLHLQDGRILNRVVWNGKGSRDDPWTTDELAVRFRRFADDKYSSARVDDMLDSILHLEKMKDISPFVNQLMPGCTQ; translated from the coding sequence ATGACAATTACAACCCGATTGGCACATTTTTTCGCTCCTTTGTCGTACGAGGATTTGCCGAAGGAGGTGATTGCCAAAACAAAAGAGCAGGTGCTCGATACGCTGGGAGTAGCGATCGGCGCAGCTTCCGAACCGAACGTACAAGGCAGCATCGAAGCGCTCAAGCGCTACGATAGTTCCACAGATTGCGTCATCTGGGGAACTGACCGCCGGGCATCCGCCATGACGGCATCCTTGATCAATGGCATGATGGCGATGTCGCTTGGGCTGGATGACGTTCATCTGTCGGCGAAAATGCATGTAGGTGCCGTGATGCTGCCGGTCGCTCTGGCATTGGGAGAGATGCACCGTATTTCGGGCAAGCAACTGATCGCCGCTCTGGCGGCCGGTTATGAGACCGGCATCCGTATCGGCAAAGGTATTGGAGCTTCTTCTCATCGGCTGAAAGGGTGGCACGCGACCTCCACTGTAGGCGTATTCGGCGCTGCACTCTGCGCGGCGAAAATCATCGGCCTGGATGCCGAGCGCACCGTACACGCGCTTGGGATTGCCGGATCGCAGTCGGGCGGGTCATGGGCGTTCCAGCAAGATGGTGCCACCAGCATCAAGTTTCATCCCGGCCGGGCTGCGGAAGGTGGCATCAAAGCCGCGTTGCTTGCTCTAGGCGGCATGACGGGTGCGCGCGCCGTGTTGGAGGCGGACGATGGCGGTTTATACAAGATGACGTCCGATGAATTCAATGCGGATACGGTGGTTGACCAGCTCGGACAACGATATGATCTGATGGATGTTGTCCGCAAGCCGTATCCTTGCTGCCGCAGTATGCATATGTCGCTCGACGGCATCCTGGACTTGCGCCGGGAATATCGCCTCCGTCCGGAGGAGATTGTGAAGATCGACGTGTCTACGTATGAAATTGGCGTAAAACAGTGCGGGATGGTTCAGCAGCCCGGCAATGTATCCGAGGCGGGTCTTTCGATTCCGTACGGCATTGCCGTTGCCCTGTACGACGGCGAGGTCGGCATTCCGCAGTTTACCGAAGAACGGATTCGCGATCGCCGTGTCTTGGAACTGGCCGCTAAGGTGCAAGTTTCTGCTTCCGAGACATACACGCGGGCGTATCCGGCAAACTGGGGAAGTGAGTTGAACCTCCATCTGCAGGACGGTCGGATACTGAATCGGGTCGTATGGAACGGGAAAGGCAGTCGGGACGATCCATGGACAACGGATGAGCTTGCCGTGAGATTCAGGCGTTTTGCGGACGACAAATACTCTTCCGCTCGCGTCGACGACATGCTGGACTCCATTCTTCATCTGGAAAAGATGAAGGACATTTCACCGTTCGTCAACCAGTTGATGCCCGGATGCACACAATAA
- a CDS encoding carbohydrate ABC transporter permease, with product MTWQRRYLEEIVKHGILLALAVLTLLPLIWMIMTSFKTEGEVFSGPLMWPDTFRLDGYVRVFRDMPFFQWLYNSVVLSSLQVAGQLVISILAAYAFAHFRFRGREVLFFFVLLTMMMPNQVTMVPTYIIVNELNWLNTFAGVIVPHMASGYAIFLLRQAFLTVPRELGEASIIDGCSAAGTLWHVYLRLIGPVLGALTIILFIGTWNDFQWPLLILTEKSLQPLPLALVQFRQESSLEYVPTMAAATLSMLPVLVLFMLAQKSFVEGFANSGLKG from the coding sequence TTGACTTGGCAGAGGCGGTACCTTGAAGAGATTGTGAAACACGGCATTTTACTGGCGCTTGCCGTTCTAACGTTACTGCCCCTTATATGGATGATCATGACTTCATTCAAAACGGAAGGCGAGGTTTTCTCCGGCCCTCTAATGTGGCCCGATACTTTTCGTCTCGACGGCTACGTCCGCGTATTCCGTGATATGCCGTTCTTCCAATGGCTGTATAACAGCGTCGTTCTGTCTTCGTTGCAGGTGGCTGGCCAGCTGGTCATCAGTATATTGGCAGCCTATGCATTTGCTCATTTTCGGTTTCGTGGTAGAGAGGTGTTGTTCTTCTTCGTGCTCTTGACGATGATGATGCCGAACCAGGTCACGATGGTGCCGACCTATATTATTGTGAATGAATTGAACTGGCTGAACACGTTCGCAGGCGTCATCGTTCCGCATATGGCCAGCGGCTATGCGATCTTTTTGCTCAGACAAGCCTTTCTGACAGTTCCACGCGAATTGGGCGAGGCCTCCATTATCGACGGTTGTTCGGCTGCAGGCACATTGTGGCATGTATATCTGCGCTTGATCGGTCCTGTACTGGGCGCCTTGACCATCATCTTGTTCATCGGGACTTGGAACGACTTTCAATGGCCGTTGTTAATTTTGACGGAAAAATCGCTGCAGCCGCTGCCGCTGGCACTTGTGCAGTTCCGTCAGGAATCGTCGTTGGAATACGTTCCGACGATGGCTGCTGCCACGCTATCCATGCTGCCTGTACTGGTTCTCTTCATGCTGGCGCAGAAGAGTTTTGTCGAAGGCTTCGCCAATAGCGGACTCAAAGGTTGA
- a CDS encoding carbohydrate ABC transporter permease: protein MEHIAELTSKPTGAKRAARRLRWGKMTAYWFLLPALVLYLVFFVAPFFYSLYLSFHRWNMISPTKTFVGMSNYVSLLKSEVFWKAIWNTVLYVLYTVPLSILIGFLLALLIENIWRGKQMYRLVFYLPVVSSISIISIVWDLMYNPDIGMVNRLLSFVGLKGGNWLNDPKLALGALAVIGIWKHFGYNMILYISGRKAIDRSLYEAASIDGASRLQQMVYVTIPLLSPVTFFIVVMNILSSFQVFATIQITTHGGPNNATNVIVYQIYQEAFQFFDIGAAAASSTMFLIAVGALTVLQLKIGQKVVHYQ from the coding sequence ATGGAACATATCGCGGAATTAACTTCCAAGCCGACCGGAGCAAAAAGGGCTGCCAGGCGGCTGCGATGGGGGAAGATGACGGCCTATTGGTTTCTGTTACCAGCGCTTGTCCTATATTTGGTGTTCTTCGTGGCCCCTTTCTTTTATTCGCTTTATCTCAGTTTTCATCGTTGGAATATGATCAGCCCGACCAAAACGTTTGTCGGTATGTCCAATTATGTGAGTTTACTGAAAAGCGAAGTGTTTTGGAAAGCGATTTGGAACACCGTCTTGTATGTCCTGTATACGGTGCCGCTTTCCATCTTGATTGGTTTCCTGCTGGCGCTGCTGATTGAAAATATATGGCGCGGCAAGCAGATGTATCGACTGGTGTTTTATCTTCCCGTGGTCAGCTCCATATCCATTATCAGTATTGTGTGGGACCTGATGTATAACCCCGATATCGGCATGGTCAATCGATTGCTGTCCTTTGTCGGACTAAAGGGAGGGAACTGGCTTAACGATCCGAAGTTGGCACTCGGGGCTTTGGCGGTCATCGGGATATGGAAGCATTTTGGCTACAACATGATTCTCTATATTTCGGGCAGAAAGGCGATCGATCGGTCGTTATATGAAGCCGCGTCGATCGATGGTGCCAGCCGCTTGCAGCAAATGGTGTACGTGACGATTCCGCTGTTGTCTCCCGTTACGTTCTTTATCGTCGTGATGAACATTCTGTCCTCGTTCCAGGTATTTGCGACGATTCAGATCACGACACACGGCGGGCCGAACAATGCGACGAATGTCATCGTGTACCAGATTTATCAGGAAGCGTTCCAGTTTTTCGACATCGGAGCCGCCGCGGCTTCCTCCACGATGTTCCTGATTGCTGTCGGTGCGTTGACCGTCCTGCAATTAAAAATCGGACAAAAAGTGGTCCATTATCAATAG
- a CDS encoding GntR family transcriptional regulator, with protein MRHQEHIQDHLKIAEYIIQQIKNNEILPGQKVPSQHQLVERFRVDRNVVRRALTRLENLGWVVPVQGKGCYANKRPPVVTSVLTRFEDTRFLNGDQPVTHLVEWCLDEPTTAERENLKLTMQDKVYRVETLRFSGTAPLNLATASYPEKNFPEIETYLSDSPSFSNLLFDLHKTNLSRKFTIIEARMPTEREAELLEISQEIPIVQSISVRGHPDGTPATMVIGRARGDRCQYVIDFENTEN; from the coding sequence ATGAGACATCAGGAACACATTCAGGATCATCTGAAAATCGCCGAATATATCATCCAACAAATCAAGAATAATGAAATTCTTCCTGGACAAAAGGTGCCCTCGCAGCATCAACTTGTCGAACGTTTTCGAGTCGATCGGAACGTGGTCAGACGTGCCCTCACTCGATTGGAAAATCTCGGCTGGGTTGTTCCCGTTCAAGGAAAAGGTTGTTACGCGAATAAGAGGCCTCCAGTAGTGACAAGCGTACTTACCCGATTTGAAGATACCCGGTTTCTGAACGGAGACCAGCCTGTTACGCATTTGGTAGAGTGGTGTTTGGACGAGCCTACCACGGCCGAACGGGAGAACTTGAAGCTGACGATGCAAGATAAGGTATACCGTGTGGAAACATTGCGATTTTCAGGAACAGCGCCATTAAATCTAGCTACGGCAAGCTATCCGGAAAAAAATTTTCCAGAGATCGAAACCTATTTATCTGATTCCCCATCTTTTTCTAATTTACTTTTCGATCTGCATAAAACAAATCTATCGCGCAAATTTACGATCATTGAAGCGCGTATGCCGACGGAGCGGGAAGCGGAGTTGCTTGAGATTTCACAAGAGATACCGATCGTACAAAGCATATCCGTTCGAGGTCATCCGGATGGAACGCCGGCGACGATGGTGATTGGGCGTGCCCGCGGAGACCGTTGTCAATATGTAATCGATTTTGAAAACACGGAAAATTAG
- a CDS encoding GrpB family protein: MRKQQPNCGLTSANNWSHSPHGSTSVSGLEAKPVIDIMPVVNDFKLVDQHNQFMKEIGYEPKGENSRTHHVHIFQVGSTEIERHLAFWDYLREHPEAVQEMSKQYLRVLKECVIETGKNSLRHLEGHIDAGSKASHKELVTFVDRQNEQMVVQRIKEDFPHHTIMGEESYIGRSRW, from the coding sequence ATGAGGAAGCAGCAACCAAACTGCGGCTTAACTTCGGCGAATAATTGGTCCCATTCGCCACATGGCAGTACGTCTGTCTCGGGATTAGAAGCAAAGCCAGTCATCGATATCATGCCTGTCGTTAATGACTTCAAATTGGTCGATCAACACAATCAATTCATGAAAGAAATCGGATATGAACCAAAGGGTGAGAACAGTCGAACTCATCATGTTCATATTTTTCAAGTTGGAAGCACTGAGATTGAACGACATCTTGCATTTTGGGATTATTTAAGAGAGCACCCAGAAGCGGTTCAAGAAATGTCTAAACAATACCTTCGCGTTCTCAAAGAATGTGTCATCGAGACAGGAAAAAACAGTTTGCGGCACTTAGAAGGACATATTGATGCAGGTTCGAAAGCATCGCATAAAGAATTAGTTACATTCGTAGACCGCCAAAATGAGCAAATGGTAGTACAACGAATAAAGGAAGACTTTCCTCATCACACAATTATGGGTGAAGAAAGTTATATAGGAAGAAGCAGGTGGTAA
- a CDS encoding ABC transporter ATP-binding protein gives MRNRLELKEITHSFEDGGTERIVLDKLDLEVAECELVAVMGPSGSGKSTFLSIAGALLEPTSGDVLLDGESIFGKTKQGLSELRLRKIGFIFQSANLVPYLKVKEQLLLVAKLSGMKKAQAVERAKELLDRVGLSHRLNAYPEKLSGGERQRVAIARALMNDPAVLFADEPTASLDASRGLDIVSMIAKQVKLQRKSAVIVTHDERVLPLCDRVLFLEGGKLIQK, from the coding sequence ATGAGAAACAGACTTGAATTGAAGGAAATTACACATTCTTTTGAAGATGGCGGCACAGAAAGAATCGTTCTGGATAAGTTAGACCTTGAGGTGGCTGAATGCGAACTTGTCGCGGTTATGGGCCCGTCAGGTTCGGGTAAAAGTACATTTTTGTCCATAGCTGGGGCACTGCTTGAACCAACGAGTGGAGATGTTCTGCTTGACGGTGAGTCCATCTTTGGAAAAACTAAGCAGGGTCTTTCAGAACTGCGACTTCGCAAAATTGGCTTTATATTTCAGAGCGCCAATTTAGTTCCCTATTTGAAAGTAAAAGAACAGTTGTTGCTGGTAGCCAAACTATCTGGAATGAAGAAAGCGCAGGCGGTTGAGCGGGCCAAAGAGTTGCTCGATAGGGTAGGGTTGTCTCATCGACTAAATGCATACCCCGAGAAACTTTCAGGGGGTGAGCGGCAGCGGGTCGCTATCGCAAGAGCCCTAATGAACGACCCTGCTGTCCTTTTCGCAGATGAACCAACGGCCAGTTTAGATGCGTCACGTGGGCTGGATATAGTAAGTATGATTGCGAAGCAAGTAAAACTTCAAAGAAAGAGCGCGGTTATTGTAACACATGATGAACGAGTGCTGCCGCTTTGTGATCGCGTTCTTTTCCTTGAGGGGGGAAAGTTGATCCAAAAATAA
- a CDS encoding ABC transporter permease, whose product MFLAIREMRFARARYLLIATIMVLVAFLVLFVTGLAQGLAYDNAASVKNMPATHFIMEQDSNHRFTRSHIDQNLLQEAAQIAGADNAEPLGVRMATVIPTGGTEKVDVTLLAINPGGWLASKVTDGSPLSEEVKGRVLVDQTMVDYGVKIGTTIEDQASGTKWIVDGFVKNESFSHTPAVFLNKQDWVELQAQATTRQGADPASSIVFNAIAIKAVPEKVTELQDALPNSEVITKSEAVSAIPGYKEEQGSLMMMIAFLFVISAFVLAVFFYVITIQKTSQFGILKAIGTRTAYLAGSVALQVFVLSVGSLSISVVLIQLFKSILPSSMPFQLEYSTLLFTCLIFIAMSLVGSLFSVWKVTKIDALDAIGRTMA is encoded by the coding sequence ATGTTTTTAGCTATTCGTGAAATGAGATTTGCTAGGGCTCGGTATTTGCTAATTGCTACGATTATGGTACTCGTAGCATTTCTTGTCTTGTTCGTTACTGGCTTGGCCCAAGGGCTTGCGTATGATAACGCGGCTTCTGTTAAGAATATGCCTGCAACTCATTTTATCATGGAGCAGGACTCCAATCACCGTTTTACCCGGTCTCATATCGATCAAAATCTGCTTCAAGAAGCCGCCCAAATCGCAGGCGCAGATAATGCGGAGCCGCTTGGTGTGAGAATGGCGACAGTCATTCCGACAGGAGGCACGGAAAAGGTTGACGTTACTTTGCTTGCCATTAACCCGGGAGGTTGGTTAGCGTCAAAAGTAACGGATGGATCACCCCTTTCGGAGGAGGTAAAAGGGCGTGTTCTCGTTGACCAGACCATGGTTGATTATGGTGTGAAGATTGGGACAACAATTGAAGATCAGGCTTCGGGAACGAAATGGATTGTGGACGGATTTGTCAAAAACGAGTCTTTCAGCCATACACCGGCTGTTTTCTTAAACAAGCAGGATTGGGTTGAGCTACAAGCGCAGGCAACGACTCGTCAAGGAGCCGATCCGGCAAGCAGCATAGTATTCAATGCCATTGCTATCAAAGCTGTGCCGGAAAAAGTTACGGAGCTTCAGGATGCGTTGCCTAATTCAGAAGTCATTACCAAATCCGAGGCTGTTTCGGCAATCCCCGGATATAAAGAAGAGCAGGGCTCACTAATGATGATGATTGCATTCTTGTTTGTTATCTCTGCTTTTGTATTAGCCGTATTTTTTTATGTCATCACGATTCAGAAAACCAGTCAATTCGGGATATTGAAAGCCATTGGCACACGTACAGCTTATTTAGCCGGGAGTGTGGCATTGCAGGTGTTTGTTTTATCTGTTGGCAGTTTGTCTATTAGTGTCGTGTTGATTCAGCTTTTTAAGTCCATTTTGCCAAGCTCCATGCCTTTTCAATTAGAATATTCCACATTGCTGTTTACTTGTTTGATTTTTATAGCAATGTCTTTAGTCGGGTCACTATTTTCGGTATGGAAAGTCACTAAAATTGATGCTTTGGATGCAATTGGGAGGACTATGGCATGA
- a CDS encoding sensor histidine kinase: protein MAVIVSSSILGFLLSNTYYHVKLKPYNDEKLVSIVKQMKQYVEKTPESIDLYLQNAASLGYEIYVTDGQGDDRSYGREFRVRDLDEKAIDLVLAGKVYHGVAQFPNKWFISGFFDNRLSNTVGILVQFSNKNYALFMRPDVILQFGELRIFFALIGLLTVAISILLFLISTRYLVKPLTRLSDATKQIAQGNYNLTLSTKRRDEIGQLAGHFMIMSRELERVDQSRQQFVANVSHEIQSPLTSIQGFAKVLAECDLPQEDREHYSTIIEEESRHLSLLSKQLLLLSSLEQGQSALSKMAFPLRSQIRQAVQMLQWQLDEKELLLKMSVPDSIKIYGDEVLLMQIWMNLLSNAVNHIPHGRTIDIRAEQIGSECLIYIRDTGNGIPPEHLPFIFDRFYRVDAARKSSSGRSGLGLAIVKKIVQIHGGRIEVTSSTEGTLFTVALPHL, encoded by the coding sequence TTGGCTGTTATCGTTTCCAGCAGCATACTGGGATTTCTTTTATCGAATACTTACTATCATGTAAAACTGAAGCCTTACAATGACGAGAAGTTGGTAAGCATTGTAAAGCAAATGAAACAATATGTTGAGAAAACACCTGAAAGTATTGATTTATATTTGCAAAATGCGGCATCACTTGGTTATGAAATTTATGTGACGGATGGCCAAGGCGATGATCGATCCTATGGACGTGAATTCCGGGTGCGGGATTTGGACGAGAAAGCAATAGATTTGGTATTGGCAGGGAAAGTGTATCACGGTGTCGCCCAGTTCCCAAACAAATGGTTTATCTCAGGCTTCTTCGATAATCGGTTAAGCAACACAGTTGGAATACTTGTTCAGTTCAGCAATAAAAATTATGCCTTATTTATGCGCCCCGACGTGATTCTACAGTTTGGCGAATTGCGTATTTTCTTCGCATTGATCGGCCTTCTCACTGTCGCAATAAGCATCTTACTGTTTTTAATCAGTACCAGATATTTGGTTAAGCCGCTTACACGCCTGTCTGATGCGACAAAACAAATTGCCCAAGGTAACTATAATCTTACATTATCGACCAAAAGACGAGATGAAATCGGGCAATTGGCCGGACATTTCATGATTATGAGCCGTGAATTGGAGAGAGTCGATCAATCACGTCAACAATTTGTGGCGAATGTATCGCATGAAATTCAATCACCTCTCACTTCAATTCAAGGATTCGCTAAAGTATTGGCCGAGTGTGATCTGCCCCAAGAAGATCGTGAGCACTATTCAACCATTATCGAAGAAGAAAGCCGCCATCTCTCATTGCTGAGCAAACAACTTCTATTGCTTTCATCACTGGAACAAGGGCAATCGGCTTTATCAAAAATGGCTTTTCCGCTGCGGAGTCAAATTCGTCAAGCGGTTCAAATGCTGCAATGGCAACTGGACGAGAAGGAACTGTTGCTAAAAATGTCCGTACCCGATTCAATTAAGATTTATGGGGACGAGGTATTGCTGATGCAAATATGGATGAACTTACTTAGCAACGCGGTGAATCATATCCCCCATGGAAGAACTATCGATATACGAGCAGAGCAAATAGGTTCTGAATGTTTGATTTATATTCGGGATACAGGGAACGGAATTCCCCCAGAACATTTACCATTTATTTTTGATCGGTTCTACCGTGTGGACGCTGCCCGAAAGTCTTCTTCCGGACGATCAGGACTTGGGCTGGCGATTGTAAAAAAAATTGTCCAGATCCACGGAGGTCGCATTGAAGTGACCAGCTCGACTGAAGGGACACTCTTTACTGTGGCATTGCCTCATTTGTAA
- a CDS encoding response regulator transcription factor, whose amino-acid sequence MMIKHLLLTDDNANIRRLVRYAMTKEGYQVHEAQDGIDAVKLLEQAPIDLAIIDIMMPGLDGFDLCDYIRTNYDIPIIMLTALDQLSDKKQGYLRGTDDYVTKPFDSEELVFRVKALFRRYHRTFGDIIRMNRIVIDRKNVEVSDGQTVFIMPMKEFELLSQLAQYPGRLFSRDELIRLVWGADYEGDDNTVSVHIKRLRQRFADYTEDFTIQTVRGIGYKIEVKAR is encoded by the coding sequence ATAATGATAAAGCATTTGCTTCTCACTGACGATAATGCAAATATCAGAAGGCTCGTTCGATATGCCATGACAAAGGAAGGCTATCAGGTGCATGAGGCCCAAGACGGCATAGATGCGGTCAAATTGCTGGAACAAGCTCCTATAGATCTGGCGATTATTGATATTATGATGCCTGGATTGGATGGTTTCGACCTATGCGATTATATTAGGACGAACTATGATATTCCGATCATCATGCTTACTGCATTGGATCAACTATCGGATAAAAAACAGGGCTATTTGCGAGGAACAGACGATTATGTAACGAAACCGTTTGATTCGGAAGAATTGGTTTTTAGAGTTAAGGCGCTGTTTCGCCGCTATCATCGAACTTTCGGTGACATCATTCGGATGAATCGCATCGTGATCGATCGGAAAAATGTCGAAGTATCGGATGGTCAAACCGTTTTCATTATGCCTATGAAAGAATTCGAGCTGCTTTCACAGCTTGCGCAGTATCCGGGACGGCTTTTCTCACGCGACGAACTGATTCGCCTTGTCTGGGGAGCGGACTATGAAGGCGATGACAATACCGTAAGTGTTCATATTAAAAGGCTGCGCCAGCGTTTTGCTGATTATACGGAGGATTTCACGATCCAGACGGTGCGAGGTATCGGTTATAAGATTGAGGTGAAAGCGCGGTGA